The following proteins are co-located in the Verrucomicrobiota bacterium genome:
- the der gene encoding ribosome biogenesis GTPase Der: MAALVAIVGRPNVGKSALFNCIAGKRIAIVHDEPGVTRDRISAEVEWSGRAFSLVDTGGIGLLRGEKANDVIVQAARQQVELAIESAQVIVFVVNVQEGVVPLDQEVAARLRASGKPVIVAANKADHDRAAGLAAEFAELGFEMVAPVSAAHRLGIDTLMEGVLRLLPSEPESSPTNAAAPEVPKAGETDETSELNRPLRLAVIGRPNVGKSSLINGLTQSERVIVSPVPGTTRDSVDVPFEAEADGVKQRFVLIDTAGLRKARRVDSSVEFFSVKRAEDAIERCDIAILVLDAEAGITAHDKKVAGKIVEHRKACVVVINKWDLVEESVRQARREAAGKQRATRKRDSGERPASSLAEFGQWAQKYLFFLDYAPVVFASAKTGFHLTRLLETVRFVASQLKQTIPTAILNRTLHDAIEERQPVSASGQRLKFFYATQVRKAPATFLLFVNRAELFTDQYSKYLSNTLRRAFGFEGCPVLLVPKTRPRNAPVR; this comes from the coding sequence ATGGCAGCCCTGGTCGCTATCGTTGGTCGCCCAAACGTGGGAAAATCCGCGCTCTTCAATTGCATCGCCGGAAAACGCATTGCCATCGTCCACGACGAACCGGGCGTGACCCGCGACCGGATCAGCGCGGAGGTCGAATGGAGCGGGCGCGCCTTTTCGCTCGTGGACACCGGCGGCATCGGACTGCTGCGAGGCGAGAAAGCCAACGATGTGATCGTCCAGGCGGCGCGCCAGCAAGTGGAGTTGGCGATCGAATCCGCGCAGGTGATCGTTTTCGTGGTCAATGTCCAGGAGGGCGTGGTGCCGCTCGATCAGGAAGTGGCCGCGCGGCTGCGCGCCAGCGGCAAGCCGGTCATCGTCGCGGCCAACAAAGCCGATCACGATCGGGCCGCGGGATTGGCGGCGGAGTTCGCGGAATTGGGGTTCGAGATGGTCGCGCCCGTCAGCGCCGCCCACCGGCTGGGCATCGACACCCTTATGGAAGGAGTTCTGCGCTTGCTCCCGAGCGAGCCTGAGAGTTCGCCGACGAACGCGGCCGCTCCTGAGGTTCCTAAAGCCGGGGAGACCGATGAAACCAGCGAACTGAATCGCCCTTTGCGGTTGGCGGTGATTGGACGGCCCAATGTCGGGAAATCCTCCCTGATCAACGGCTTGACTCAATCCGAACGCGTCATTGTCAGTCCGGTTCCGGGCACGACGCGCGATTCCGTGGATGTTCCATTCGAGGCGGAAGCGGACGGCGTCAAACAGCGATTCGTGCTGATCGACACGGCCGGTTTGCGGAAGGCAAGGCGCGTGGACAGTTCGGTCGAATTCTTTAGCGTGAAACGCGCCGAGGACGCCATAGAGCGGTGCGACATCGCGATCCTCGTACTGGACGCGGAGGCGGGCATCACGGCTCATGACAAGAAGGTGGCGGGCAAGATCGTCGAGCACCGCAAAGCCTGCGTCGTCGTCATCAACAAATGGGATCTGGTTGAAGAAAGCGTGAGGCAGGCGCGCCGGGAAGCCGCGGGCAAGCAACGCGCTACCCGGAAGCGGGATTCGGGCGAGCGTCCGGCGTCGAGTTTGGCCGAGTTCGGCCAGTGGGCGCAGAAATATTTGTTTTTCCTGGACTACGCGCCGGTTGTATTCGCGTCCGCGAAGACGGGATTCCATTTGACCCGATTGTTGGAAACGGTCCGCTTCGTCGCCTCGCAGTTGAAACAAACGATTCCCACCGCGATTCTGAACCGCACGTTGCACGACGCCATTGAGGAGAGACAGCCCGTGAGCGCGAGCGGCCAGCGGTTGAAGTTTTTCTACGCGACCCAGGTGCGGAAAGCGCCTGCGACGTTTCTGCTTTTCGTGAACCGGGCCGAGCTGTTCACGGATCAATACTCGAAGTATTTGAGCAACACGCTGCGCCGCGCGTTCGGCTTTGAAGGATGTCCCGTCTTGCTCGTGCCCAAAACGCGTCCGAGGAATGCACCGGTGCGATAA